One window from the genome of Helicobacter pylori encodes:
- a CDS encoding FtsW/RodA/SpoVE family cell cycle protein — protein MALDKRIWMHFDFLPFVFIIPLLVVSFLLIFESSAALSLKQGVYYAIGFLLFWIVFFIPFRKLDRWLFVFYWACVILLALVDFIGSSKLGAQRWLVIPFTSITLQPSEPVKIAILLLLAHLIKINPPPFKGYDWGMFLKLSFYICLPAALILKQPDLGTALIVLIMGFGILLIVGLRTRVWLPLFVALLVASPIAYHFLHDYQKKRIADFLSEKPNYHVMQSIIAIGSGGFLGKSKEACTQTKFKFLPIATSDFIFAYFVERFGFLGAMLLFAIYIGLSLHLFFYLFESNSDWFLKIVALGISILIFVYSSVNIAMTLGLAPVVGIPLPLFSYGGSSFITFMILFAILENLLAFRYIFGYNSKPSFGNFGFLAQLVRALGS, from the coding sequence ATGGCATTAGACAAAAGAATCTGGATGCATTTTGATTTTTTGCCTTTTGTGTTTATCATCCCCTTGCTTGTGGTTTCTTTTTTATTGATTTTTGAGAGCAGTGCGGCTTTGAGCTTAAAACAAGGGGTTTATTATGCGATAGGGTTTCTTCTCTTTTGGATCGTGTTTTTTATCCCTTTCAGAAAGCTTGATCGGTGGCTCTTTGTGTTTTATTGGGCGTGCGTGATTTTATTAGCGTTAGTGGATTTTATTGGGTCTAGCAAGCTTGGGGCGCAACGATGGCTAGTCATTCCTTTCACTTCTATCACCTTACAGCCTAGCGAACCCGTGAAAATCGCTATCCTTTTATTGTTAGCGCATTTGATTAAAATCAACCCGCCTCCTTTTAAGGGTTATGATTGGGGCATGTTTTTGAAGCTCAGTTTTTACATTTGCTTACCGGCGGCTTTGATTTTGAAACAGCCTGATTTAGGCACGGCTCTTATTGTGTTAATCATGGGTTTTGGGATTTTATTGATCGTGGGCTTAAGGACTAGGGTGTGGCTCCCTCTTTTTGTCGCTCTTTTAGTGGCTTCGCCTATCGCTTATCATTTTTTGCATGATTACCAAAAAAAGCGCATCGCAGACTTTCTTTCTGAAAAGCCTAATTACCATGTCATGCAATCTATTATCGCTATAGGATCGGGCGGGTTTTTAGGCAAATCTAAAGAAGCTTGCACGCAAACCAAATTCAAATTTTTGCCTATTGCAACGAGCGATTTTATCTTTGCTTACTTCGTGGAGCGTTTCGGGTTTTTAGGGGCTATGTTGCTTTTTGCGATTTATATAGGCTTGAGTTTGCATTTATTTTTTTATCTGTTTGAAAGCAACAGCGATTGGTTTTTAAAGATTGTAGCCCTTGGGATTTCTATTTTAATCTTTGTTTATTCCAGCGTGAATATCGCCATGACTTTAGGGTTAGCCCCTGTGGTGGGGATTCCCTTGCCATTATTTAGCTATGGGGGGAGCAGTTTTATCACTTTTATGATCCTGTTTGCAATCCTAGAAAACCTGCTTGCTTTTCGCTATATTTTTGGATACAATAGCAAACCATCCTTTGGGAATTTTGGATTCTTAGCTCAGCTGGTCAGAGCGCTCGGCTCATAA
- a CDS encoding YcjF family protein, which produces MLSFAKNWNIPTIFVFTRTQAEAGDAFVQETKEIIDEEWGFKGFVKAYVRVNSVAFSFRGIEGLEELVAETKKCFSDAEKNKRRHFLSIQKANIQERKQAMIEECKTIIHVASGAAGAAGAIPIPFSDAIAIAPIQAGMIYKMNDAFGMDLEKSVAASLITGLLGVTAIAQVGRTLVNGFLKFIPVVGSVAGGATAAIITEGIGFAYLKVLEKCFNDETGEVELPAMDTIKSLFKESYLSLDTIKKLKP; this is translated from the coding sequence TTGTTAAGCTTTGCTAAAAATTGGAATATCCCAACGATTTTCGTTTTCACACGCACTCAAGCCGAAGCCGGCGATGCGTTTGTCCAAGAAACTAAAGAAATCATAGACGAAGAATGGGGCTTTAAAGGTTTTGTCAAAGCTTATGTGAGGGTTAATTCCGTTGCCTTTTCATTTAGAGGTATTGAAGGTTTAGAAGAATTGGTAGCTGAAACGAAAAAATGCTTTTCAGACGCTGAAAAAAATAAGAGAAGGCATTTCTTGAGTATTCAAAAAGCTAATATTCAAGAAAGAAAACAGGCCATGATAGAGGAATGTAAAACCATTATCCATGTTGCATCAGGAGCGGCTGGAGCGGCTGGGGCTATCCCCATACCCTTTAGCGATGCGATCGCTATCGCACCCATTCAAGCAGGAATGATCTACAAAATGAATGACGCTTTTGGAATGGATTTGGAAAAATCTGTAGCCGCATCATTAATCACAGGATTGTTGGGCGTAACCGCTATCGCGCAAGTGGGGAGAACGCTCGTTAATGGCTTCCTTAAATTCATTCCTGTTGTGGGGAGTGTTGCAGGGGGTGCAACCGCTGCGATTATTACAGAAGGCATTGGGTTTGCTTATTTGAAAGTGCTAGAAAAGTGCTTTAATGATGAGACGGGCGAAGTGGAATTGCCTGCAATGGATACGATAAAATCTCTCTTTAAGGAGAGTTATCTCAGTTTGGATACCATCAAAAAATTAAAACCATAA
- a CDS encoding GTPase, producing MEHDNSLGGAFNKETGELNTDKLLKHFKNLKGIKESKMNILLMGATGVGKSSLINALFGKEIAKAGVGKPITQHLEKYIDEQKGLILWDTKGIEDKDYHDTMQSIKKEMEDSFKTLDEKEAIDVAYLCVNEISSRVQERESC from the coding sequence ATGGAACACGATAACTCTTTAGGCGGTGCGTTCAATAAAGAAACGGGCGAATTAAATACGGATAAACTTCTTAAACACTTTAAAAATCTCAAAGGCATTAAAGAGAGCAAAATGAATATTTTGCTTATGGGAGCTACTGGGGTGGGTAAAAGCTCGCTCATTAACGCTCTCTTTGGTAAAGAAATCGCTAAAGCGGGCGTAGGAAAGCCCATCACTCAGCATCTTGAAAAATACATTGATGAACAGAAGGGCTTGATTTTGTGGGACACTAAAGGTATTGAAGATAAAGATTACCACGATACCATGCAAAGCATTAAAAAAGAAATGGAAGATTCTTTTAAAACGCTTGATGAAAAAGAAGCCATTGATGTGGCGTATTTGTGCGTTAATGAGATTTCTTCTAGGGTTCAAGAGAGAGAGAGTTGTTAA
- a CDS encoding RluA family pseudouridine synthase, with amino-acid sequence MQKVFIAPTHYKRIDEFLAKELQISKNQVLNLIKEGLVFCQKKEVKKGGLALKEGDEITLLTPKIAPKPLKKELDLEIEVIFEDEDLLVLNKPPNLVVHKAPSVKEPTLVDWLESQNYELSNLGSKERYGIVHRLDKDTSGGIVIAKNNFTHVHLSEQLKTKTMGRYYIALLSTPLKEEKMSVECYLARNPNNRLKMIALKAAKKEKSRYSKSEFTSLLTSQNGMDLIGAKLFTGRTHQIRAHLEYLNRHIIGDNLYGLNGALSKEDIRIMLHAYLIEFKHPRSEQKLRFKVPLLKDMLEYLKKVFDKENLDEVLDEEKILHAFIAK; translated from the coding sequence ATGCAAAAAGTTTTCATCGCCCCTACCCATTACAAACGCATTGATGAATTTTTAGCCAAAGAATTGCAAATTTCTAAAAACCAGGTATTGAATTTGATTAAAGAAGGGCTGGTGTTTTGTCAAAAAAAGGAGGTCAAAAAAGGGGGGCTAGCCTTAAAAGAGGGCGATGAAATCACGCTTTTAACGCCCAAAATCGCGCCCAAACCCTTAAAAAAAGAGCTTGATTTAGAAATAGAAGTCATTTTTGAAGATGAAGACTTGTTGGTGTTGAATAAGCCCCCTAATCTAGTCGTCCATAAAGCCCCAAGCGTGAAAGAGCCTACTTTAGTGGATTGGTTGGAATCTCAAAATTACGAGCTTTCTAATCTTGGCTCAAAAGAGCGCTATGGGATTGTGCATCGTTTGGATAAGGACACAAGCGGAGGGATTGTCATCGCTAAAAACAATTTTACCCATGTTCATTTGAGCGAGCAACTCAAAACTAAAACAATGGGGCGCTATTATATCGCCTTGCTTTCAACGCCCCTAAAAGAAGAAAAAATGAGCGTGGAATGCTATTTGGCAAGAAACCCTAATAACCGCTTAAAAATGATAGCGCTCAAAGCGGCCAAAAAAGAAAAAAGCCGTTATTCTAAAAGCGAATTTACTAGCCTGCTGACTTCTCAAAATGGCATGGATTTGATAGGGGCTAAATTGTTCACCGGGCGCACGCACCAGATCAGAGCGCATTTAGAATATTTGAACAGACACATCATAGGCGATAATCTTTACGGGCTTAATGGGGCACTTTCTAAAGAAGACATAAGAATCATGCTGCATGCCTATTTGATAGAGTTCAAACACCCTAGAAGCGAGCAAAAACTGCGCTTTAAAGTTCCCCTATTAAAGGATATGTTAGAATACCTTAAAAAAGTTTTTGACAAGGAGAATTTAGATGAGGTCTTGGATGAAGAAAAAATACTTCACGCTTTTATTGCAAAGTAG
- a CDS encoding fibronectin type III domain-containing protein, producing the protein MKKKYFTLLLQSSVVLAVFIGCSSTRNHTFSALNNQENTDTKLPVVHSIKTINDVSSVGFEWPKIADTYDIDGFILYRLKKDSKLKRIATIKNPYATHYYDEGLETESSYTYQLATYKGDKISNLSDPILVKTSFINPVESVFASLEYPKSVKVFWSPHPNPSVSRYIIQRQNKEGKFLNVGAVKNRLFVEFFDKDLEDGKKYRYQVIAENFMGDKSRPSVIVEGKTKDLPKEITNVRVSQNLTRHIELSWDKSTQEDVIAYRIYASNNRNDKYKFIAQTTNTSYVDKIEKDNLTRYYKVVALDKTHLEGALPKEPAMGETADRPEAPIITKGTIQDSSAFIQWENNPSAKIATYAVYRFEANSKTPLRFGNITKNQFVDKDMRVGVAYRYQVVSVDKDGLESHPSKEVRLFLEH; encoded by the coding sequence ATGAAGAAAAAATACTTCACGCTTTTATTGCAAAGTAGTGTGGTATTAGCGGTTTTTATAGGGTGTTCTTCTACCAGGAATCATACTTTTTCAGCCCTTAATAATCAAGAAAATACAGATACTAAGCTTCCGGTAGTCCATTCTATTAAAACGATTAACGATGTGAGTTCAGTGGGTTTTGAATGGCCTAAAATCGCTGATACTTATGACATTGATGGGTTTATTTTGTATCGTTTGAAAAAAGACTCCAAGCTTAAAAGAATCGCTACGATTAAGAACCCTTATGCGACCCACTATTATGATGAGGGGCTAGAAACAGAGAGTTCTTACACTTACCAACTCGCCACTTACAAGGGCGATAAAATCTCTAACCTTTCAGACCCCATTCTAGTAAAAACCTCTTTTATCAATCCTGTAGAAAGCGTGTTCGCAAGCCTTGAATACCCTAAAAGCGTGAAAGTCTTTTGGAGCCCGCACCCTAACCCTAGCGTTTCAAGATACATCATTCAAAGGCAGAATAAAGAAGGCAAATTTTTGAATGTGGGGGCTGTGAAAAACCGCTTGTTTGTGGAGTTTTTTGATAAAGATTTAGAGGATGGGAAAAAATACCGCTACCAAGTCATTGCTGAAAATTTCATGGGGGATAAATCCAGGCCTAGCGTCATAGTGGAGGGGAAAACCAAAGACTTACCCAAAGAAATCACTAATGTTAGAGTGAGCCAAAACCTCACACGACACATTGAATTGAGTTGGGACAAATCCACCCAAGAAGATGTGATAGCTTATCGCATTTACGCTTCCAATAACCGCAACGATAAATACAAATTCATCGCTCAAACCACCAACACTTCCTATGTGGATAAAATAGAAAAAGACAATCTCACTCGTTATTATAAAGTCGTTGCCCTTGATAAAACGCATCTTGAAGGGGCGTTACCCAAAGAGCCTGCCATGGGTGAGACCGCTGACAGGCCCGAAGCCCCTATCATCACTAAAGGGACTATTCAAGACTCTTCAGCTTTCATTCAATGGGAAAATAACCCAAGCGCTAAAATAGCCACCTATGCGGTGTATCGTTTTGAAGCCAATTCTAAAACCCCTTTGCGTTTTGGGAATATCACCAAAAACCAATTCGTGGATAAGGACATGAGAGTGGGCGTGGCTTACCGCTATCAAGTGGTGAGCGTGGATAAAGATGGTTTAGAGTCGCACCCAAGCAAAGAAGTGCGTTTGTTTTTAGAGCACTAA
- the trmB gene encoding tRNA (guanosine(46)-N7)-methyltransferase TrmB, whose translation MPHFLAKLNSKPLEYPIIKGDFCFHREFLSLKHPTKSCVHASFKDHIFLLQKIRRANDFLIKSEKATPLKREILKQALRIYSQSFEVISHNLQENSKHASGKKTLDLEAFEDFIQNNQAPILAEIGFGSGRHLIELAKNNPTKTCLGIEIHTPSIAQALKQIELLDLKNLHILQGDGRLILESMPNYKCEKIFVHFPVPWNEKKHRRVLSEKFLNEALRVLKPRGFLELRTDDSLYFEDSLKLALKNFQCEIEIKKNAQIPVISKYEARWNKLKKDIYDLRIYSLELNETPFDDHAFDFSFDTITMSKKSVKTILKTKKIIQEGYFVHVCNIYEDKGDFLVELSMGDFDWPVRLFVLLAENQIFYLNKSPLKTLNNHKAHLLLQNILSQKGV comes from the coding sequence ATGCCCCATTTTTTAGCCAAATTAAATTCCAAGCCTTTAGAATACCCCATAATCAAAGGGGATTTTTGTTTCCATAGGGAATTTTTAAGCTTAAAACACCCCACTAAAAGCTGTGTGCATGCGAGTTTTAAGGATCATATTTTTTTATTGCAAAAAATCCGGCGAGCGAATGATTTTTTGATCAAAAGCGAAAAAGCGACGCCCTTAAAAAGAGAGATTTTAAAACAAGCTTTAAGGATTTATTCGCAATCTTTTGAAGTCATTTCGCATAATTTGCAAGAAAATTCTAAACATGCGAGCGGAAAAAAAACCCTTGATTTAGAGGCTTTTGAAGACTTTATCCAAAACAATCAAGCCCCTATTCTAGCCGAAATTGGTTTTGGGAGCGGGAGACATTTGATAGAATTAGCCAAAAACAACCCCACTAAAACATGCTTAGGGATAGAGATTCACACCCCCTCTATCGCGCAAGCGTTAAAGCAAATTGAATTGTTGGATTTAAAAAATCTGCACATCTTGCAAGGCGATGGCCGTTTAATTTTAGAGAGCATGCCAAATTATAAGTGCGAGAAAATTTTTGTGCATTTCCCTGTGCCATGGAATGAGAAAAAACACCGCCGGGTGCTAAGCGAAAAGTTTTTAAACGAAGCTTTAAGGGTTTTAAAGCCTAGAGGGTTTTTGGAATTACGCACCGATGATAGCCTTTATTTTGAAGACAGCCTAAAATTAGCCCTAAAAAACTTTCAATGCGAGATAGAAATCAAAAAAAATGCTCAAATCCCGGTTATCAGCAAGTATGAAGCGCGTTGGAATAAACTCAAAAAAGATATTTATGATTTAAGAATTTATTCTTTAGAATTAAATGAAACCCCTTTTGATGACCATGCATTTGATTTTTCTTTTGATACAATAACAATGAGTAAAAAGAGCGTTAAAACGATTTTAAAAACCAAAAAAATCATCCAAGAGGGGTATTTTGTGCATGTTTGTAATATTTATGAGGATAAGGGGGATTTTTTAGTGGAATTGAGCATGGGGGATTTTGATTGGCCTGTGCGTTTGTTTGTTTTATTGGCAGAAAATCAGATTTTTTATCTCAATAAAAGCCCCTTAAAAACCTTAAACAACCACAAAGCGCACCTTTTGCTTCAAAATATCCTAAGCCAAAAGGGAGTTTGA
- a CDS encoding ABC transporter ATP-binding protein, protein MSVIIAANNLCLQYQQNEPVIKHANLRIKRKDFVFISGPSGSGKSTLLRSFYGDLKVFSGKLEVCNTNMNNASKSTILDLRKNIGVVFQDYKLIQDYTIEQNIKLPMIICGIKKEECHLQLEKLLGHIDLRHKANRYPKELSGGEQQRVAMARAMANCPELILADEPTGNLDDYSSDKIWSLLRGMNTQLNATIVVVTHKFPKNFSAYHRKFYIEDGEVYEYS, encoded by the coding sequence ATGAGCGTGATCATCGCAGCGAATAATCTATGCTTGCAATACCAGCAAAACGAACCGGTCATTAAACATGCCAATTTGCGCATCAAACGAAAAGATTTTGTGTTCATTTCAGGGCCTAGTGGGAGCGGTAAAAGCACGCTTTTGCGTTCGTTTTATGGGGATTTAAAGGTTTTTAGCGGTAAATTAGAAGTTTGCAATACCAACATGAACAACGCTTCAAAATCAACGATTTTGGATTTGCGTAAAAATATTGGCGTGGTTTTCCAAGATTATAAATTGATCCAAGACTACACGATTGAGCAAAACATCAAACTGCCGATGATTATTTGCGGAATCAAAAAAGAAGAATGCCACTTGCAACTAGAAAAACTTTTAGGGCATATTGATTTACGCCATAAGGCTAACCGCTACCCCAAAGAGCTCAGTGGGGGCGAACAACAGCGAGTGGCTATGGCTAGGGCTATGGCGAACTGCCCTGAACTCATTTTGGCCGATGAGCCTACCGGGAATTTAGACGATTATTCTAGCGATAAAATCTGGAGTCTATTAAGGGGCATGAACACGCAATTAAACGCTACGATCGTGGTGGTTACGCACAAATTCCCTAAAAATTTTAGCGCTTATCACCGAAAATTTTACATAGAAGATGGGGAAGTTTATGAATACTCTTAA
- a CDS encoding FtsX-like permease family protein: MNTLKKHLAFIIPLVALLFSLECVLFINQAIEQKEKKLIEDYSVVLASTQKLSLELLHQNFNEIIALKEIDPNYSLEPLQKTLGTDGLKELKKNLPFFYSLQLSTFPTQERLENIKEKLLKIPGVQKVEVFAKTYMQVYDLLSFIKIAVYIFALVVFVLSVLLMFKQVRIWIYQYHERLEIMDLLGASVSFKNGFLYKIALMDSLIASFLAPMLMLYITSQKGFEKTMDTLGIIGGAFVLNHFLWGLLFSLVVSFVSVLLVAWRTRHV; encoded by the coding sequence ATGAATACTCTTAAAAAGCATTTAGCCTTTATCATTCCCCTAGTGGCGTTATTGTTTAGCTTGGAGTGTGTGTTGTTTATCAATCAAGCGATCGAACAGAAAGAAAAAAAATTGATTGAAGATTATTCAGTCGTGTTAGCCAGCACGCAAAAATTAAGCTTGGAATTGTTGCATCAAAATTTTAACGAAATCATAGCGTTAAAAGAAATTGATCCTAATTATTCTTTAGAACCTCTTCAAAAAACTTTAGGTACAGACGGGCTTAAGGAATTAAAAAAAAATTTACCCTTTTTTTATTCTTTACAACTTTCCACATTCCCCACTCAAGAGCGTTTAGAAAACATTAAAGAAAAATTGCTCAAAATCCCTGGCGTTCAAAAAGTTGAAGTCTTTGCCAAAACTTACATGCAAGTGTATGATCTCTTGAGTTTTATTAAAATAGCGGTCTATATCTTTGCGTTAGTGGTCTTTGTTTTATCGGTTTTATTGATGTTTAAGCAAGTCCGCATCTGGATCTATCAATACCATGAGAGGTTAGAGATCATGGATTTATTAGGGGCTTCGGTGTCTTTTAAAAACGGGTTTTTGTATAAAATAGCTTTAATGGATTCTTTAATCGCTAGTTTTTTAGCCCCCATGCTCATGCTTTATATCACTTCGCAAAAAGGTTTTGAAAAAACGATGGATACTTTGGGTATTATAGGAGGCGCGTTTGTTTTAAACCATTTTTTATGGGGACTGCTTTTTAGCCTTGTGGTCTCATTTGTTTCTGTTTTACTTGTAGCTTGGAGGACTAGACATGTATAA
- a CDS encoding murein hydrolase activator EnvC family protein, with amino-acid sequence MYKLGVFLLATLLSANTQKVSDIAKDIQHKETLLKKTHEEKNQLNSRLSSLGEAIRSKELQKAEMERQMIALKKSLEKNRNESLAQEKVLTNYRKSLDHLQKQRSFLQKRVFDTLLEDFLFSQALKGQNLASSSDVILQVAFENLHQSTLSKMSQLSQEEKDLNTQALKVKSSIQKISSVIDEQKTREVTLKSLQTEQNKLILSMQKDYAIYNQRLTLLEKERQNLNALLKRLNIIKQNRENEERVSLKKSSQALEVKQVASSYQNINTTSYNGPKTIAPLNDYEVVQKFGPYIDPVYNLKIFSESITLVSKTPNALVRNVLDGKIVFAKEINMLKKVVIIEHKNGIRTIYSQLDKIAPTIKSGMRIQKGYVLGRIEQRLGFEVTMREKHINPLELIARN; translated from the coding sequence ATGTATAAATTAGGGGTGTTTTTGTTAGCCACCTTACTATCAGCTAACACGCAAAAAGTGAGCGATATTGCTAAAGATATCCAGCATAAAGAAACCCTTTTGAAAAAAACCCATGAAGAAAAAAACCAACTGAACAGCCGTTTGAGTTCTTTGGGCGAAGCGATCCGCTCTAAAGAGCTTCAAAAAGCGGAGATGGAGCGCCAAATGATCGCTTTAAAAAAGAGTCTTGAAAAAAATCGTAACGAAAGTTTGGCGCAAGAAAAAGTCCTAACCAACTACCGCAAGTCTTTAGATCATTTGCAAAAACAACGATCATTTTTACAAAAGAGGGTGTTTGATACGCTTTTAGAGGATTTTCTTTTTTCACAAGCCCTAAAGGGGCAGAATTTAGCCTCTTCTAGTGATGTGATTTTACAAGTGGCGTTTGAAAACTTGCACCAAAGCACCCTGTCTAAAATGTCGCAACTAAGCCAAGAAGAAAAAGATCTCAATACGCAAGCTTTAAAAGTCAAAAGCAGCATTCAAAAAATCTCATCTGTCATAGATGAGCAAAAAACTCGTGAAGTAACCTTAAAATCCTTGCAAACCGAACAAAATAAGCTCATTTTGAGCATGCAAAAAGATTATGCGATCTATAACCAACGGCTAACCCTTTTAGAAAAAGAGCGCCAGAATTTAAACGCTCTTTTAAAACGCTTGAATATCATCAAACAAAATAGAGAAAATGAAGAGAGGGTCAGTTTGAAAAAATCTTCTCAAGCCTTAGAAGTCAAACAAGTGGCTAGCTCTTATCAAAATATCAACACCACGAGCTATAACGGGCCAAAAACGATCGCTCCTTTGAACGATTATGAAGTGGTGCAAAAATTTGGCCCCTATATTGATCCGGTTTATAATTTAAAAATTTTTAGCGAGTCTATTACGCTAGTGTCAAAAACCCCAAACGCTTTGGTGCGTAATGTTTTGGACGGGAAAATCGTGTTCGCTAAAGAAATCAACATGCTTAAAAAAGTCGTTATCATTGAGCATAAAAACGGCATCCGCACGATTTATTCTCAACTGGATAAAATCGCCCCCACCATTAAAAGCGGCATGCGGATCCAAAAAGGCTATGTTTTAGGGCGTATTGAGCAACGCTTGGGCTTTGAAGTTACCATGAGAGAAAAGCACATTAACCCCTTAGAACTCATTGCGCGCAATTAA
- a CDS encoding FlaG family protein, with protein MVNEVQGIGIPASHASVQTTPTKEISRTNTINTIDESKTTIDPDQYKPKLELLSERLNEEMKRIGTDINFSYNDTIKGLVVSVKDANGDKVIREIPSKEAVELMQRMRDVIGIIFDKRG; from the coding sequence ATGGTCAATGAAGTTCAAGGGATTGGGATTCCCGCATCTCATGCAAGCGTTCAAACAACCCCTACAAAAGAGATCAGTCGCACAAACACTATAAACACTATTGATGAATCTAAGACAACAATAGATCCTGATCAATACAAACCCAAACTAGAATTATTGAGCGAGCGTCTGAATGAAGAGATGAAACGCATTGGCACGGATATTAATTTCAGTTATAACGATACGATTAAAGGGTTAGTGGTTTCAGTCAAAGACGCTAATGGGGATAAGGTGATAAGAGAAATACCCTCTAAAGAAGCCGTGGAGCTTATGCAAAGAATGCGCGATGTGATAGGCATTATCTTTGATAAAAGAGGCTAA